Proteins encoded by one window of Euzebya rosea:
- a CDS encoding transglycosylase domain-containing protein, which translates to MTDDLPPMRGGRRRRVPRWLWWLAGFPALVAVLALAALLAVLFVSLPLPPQPGAPAVLLDSSGTEFTQLTSEFLQRDITLEQIPQHTIDAVLAAEDGDFYDHIGIDPVSVLRAVWANVRSGEVSQGGSTITQQYIKVASGDNAQTVWRKLTEAALALKLERTHTKDEILVMYLNAVYFGRGAYGIQAAAQAYYGVDAIDLTLAQSAVLAGVLPAPSIYDPLVDNAASHARYRYVLGRMVDRGTLPAAERDALLSQQPPTNPRRSAARDDAPWFTDVVRRELESLGFADGAGLTVTTTLNLGVQRHAERAHAEAFSGIEASGAIVAVDPTTAGVLALVGGSDYTNDQFNLALASRQPGSTFKPVALAAWLADGRSAEEPFRAPSSVTLPGADAGNDWTVSNYGGSDLGTLSLRQATWRSSNTAYAEMAVELGPERIAAMADTLTGRPGAHPANPSLVLGTTETSPLTMAGIYGTFAAEGVRNDVHAIQEIRRGEDVLYRADVGGERVMGEDDAAILTDVLRGVITNGTAQAAAIGRPVAGKTGTTQDYGDAWFAGYTPQVATVVWMGNRDNRATLPGNETGGGLPARTFASFMGAVHEGLDVMEFPTPSGRAPEDSVVEPTETATATPTPTATESATPTESATPTETDSETETPIPAPTRVPTPSATPAPLPTEPRPTPSSTRPEPTQPPEPTDPPEPAPAPTAADGSGGTGRTGTADGAETDGTTDGPAGRSS; encoded by the coding sequence GTGACCGACGACCTTCCCCCCATGCGCGGCGGCCGCCGTCGCCGCGTGCCGCGGTGGCTGTGGTGGCTGGCCGGCTTCCCCGCCCTCGTGGCCGTCCTGGCCCTGGCCGCGCTGCTCGCCGTCCTGTTCGTCTCCCTGCCGCTGCCGCCCCAGCCGGGCGCTCCCGCGGTGCTGCTGGACTCCAGCGGCACCGAGTTCACGCAGCTGACGAGCGAGTTCCTGCAGCGCGACATCACGCTCGAGCAGATCCCCCAGCACACCATCGACGCGGTGCTGGCAGCGGAGGACGGCGACTTCTACGACCACATCGGCATCGACCCGGTCAGCGTCCTCCGGGCCGTGTGGGCCAACGTCCGCTCCGGCGAGGTCAGCCAGGGCGGGTCGACGATCACCCAGCAGTACATCAAGGTCGCGTCGGGCGACAACGCCCAGACCGTCTGGCGCAAGCTGACCGAGGCGGCGCTGGCCCTCAAGCTCGAGCGAACCCACACCAAGGACGAGATCCTGGTGATGTACCTCAACGCCGTGTACTTCGGTCGAGGGGCCTACGGGATCCAGGCGGCCGCCCAGGCCTACTACGGGGTCGACGCCATCGACCTGACGCTGGCGCAGTCCGCCGTCCTCGCCGGCGTGCTGCCCGCACCGTCGATCTACGACCCGCTGGTGGACAACGCCGCGTCGCACGCCCGCTACCGCTACGTGCTCGGTCGCATGGTCGACCGGGGCACCCTCCCCGCCGCCGAACGCGACGCGCTGCTGTCCCAGCAACCGCCGACCAACCCGCGGCGCAGCGCCGCCCGCGACGACGCGCCGTGGTTCACCGACGTCGTCCGTCGCGAGCTGGAGAGCCTCGGCTTCGCCGACGGTGCCGGCCTGACGGTCACGACCACCCTCAACCTCGGCGTGCAGCGGCATGCCGAGCGTGCCCATGCGGAGGCCTTCAGCGGCATCGAGGCATCCGGCGCGATCGTCGCCGTGGATCCCACGACCGCCGGTGTGCTGGCCCTCGTCGGCGGCAGCGACTACACCAACGACCAGTTCAACCTGGCCCTCGCCAGCCGGCAGCCCGGGTCGACGTTCAAGCCCGTCGCCCTGGCCGCGTGGCTGGCCGACGGCCGCTCGGCGGAGGAGCCCTTCCGCGCACCCAGCAGCGTGACCCTCCCCGGCGCCGACGCCGGCAACGACTGGACGGTCTCCAACTACGGCGGCAGCGACCTCGGCACCCTGTCGCTGCGCCAGGCGACGTGGCGGTCCAGCAACACCGCGTACGCCGAGATGGCCGTCGAGCTCGGTCCCGAGCGGATCGCGGCGATGGCCGACACGCTGACCGGCCGCCCGGGTGCGCACCCCGCCAACCCCTCCCTCGTGCTGGGCACGACCGAGACGTCCCCGCTGACCATGGCAGGCATCTACGGCACGTTCGCTGCGGAGGGCGTCCGCAACGACGTCCATGCCATCCAGGAGATCCGCCGCGGCGAGGACGTGCTGTACCGCGCCGACGTCGGTGGGGAACGCGTGATGGGCGAGGACGACGCCGCGATCCTGACCGACGTGCTCCGAGGTGTGATCACCAACGGCACCGCCCAGGCAGCTGCCATCGGTCGCCCCGTCGCCGGCAAGACCGGAACCACCCAGGACTACGGCGACGCGTGGTTCGCCGGCTACACCCCGCAGGTCGCCACCGTCGTGTGGATGGGCAACCGCGACAACCGCGCGACCCTGCCCGGCAACGAGACCGGTGGCGGCCTGCCGGCCCGGACGTTCGCGAGCTTCATGGGGGCGGTCCACGAGGGGCTGGACGTGATGGAGTTCCCGACGCCGTCCGGCCGTGCGCCGGAGGACTCGGTGGTCGAGCCGACCGAGACGGCGACGGCCACCCCGACCCCGACGGCCACCGAGTCGGCCACCCCGACCGAGTCGGCGACGCCGACCGAGACCGACAGCGAGACCGAGACGCCGATCCCGGCCCCGACGAGGGTCCCGACGCCGTCGGCCACGCCCGCGCCGCTGCCGACCGAACCGCGTCCGACCCCGTCGTCGACACGGCCCGAGCCGACCCAGCCGCCCGAACCCACCGACCCGCCCGAGCCGGCGCCGGCCCCGACCGCCGCCGACGGCAGCGGCGGGACCGGGCGGACCGGGACGGCCGATGGCGCCGAGACCGACGGGACGACGGACGGTCCGGCAGGCCGGTCGAGCTGA
- a CDS encoding glycosyltransferase family 4 protein, with product MRVAIVTESFLPTVNGVSNSVARVTEELEIAGHEVLIVAPGKGPDRFSDSRVIRTAAVPLPGYQAIPVGMPTTRTYADLAAFAPDVMHIGGPVALGAWGLSAARRLGVPSVALYQTDFPRFARHYRVGAAEGLAWRWLRRIHSMAEVTLAPSSAAAWDLRRNGVPRVRIWGRGVDADRFHPCRRDEALRARLAPNGEMLVGYVGRLAPEKNVSLLRALKGLPGVRLVVVGDGPDRDALQRELPRAHFTGYKGGVELSTLFASLDVFVHTGAHETFCQTIQEALSSGVPVVGPAVGGPLDLIRHGSNGLLYRPDDRRALRRAVAQLSTDRVGRDRMAARTRPGVRGRTWAALTEQLVGHYAQAMVGFTPEDAMAPPVPSVVGL from the coding sequence ATGCGTGTCGCCATCGTCACCGAGAGCTTCCTGCCCACCGTGAACGGAGTCAGCAACTCCGTGGCCCGGGTGACCGAGGAACTGGAGATCGCAGGGCACGAGGTGCTGATCGTCGCCCCGGGCAAGGGCCCCGATCGGTTCTCCGACTCCCGGGTGATCCGCACGGCGGCCGTGCCGCTGCCGGGGTACCAGGCCATCCCCGTCGGCATGCCGACCACCCGGACCTACGCCGACCTTGCCGCGTTCGCGCCCGACGTGATGCACATCGGCGGGCCGGTGGCGCTGGGCGCGTGGGGGTTGTCGGCCGCCCGTCGCCTGGGCGTGCCCTCCGTGGCGCTGTACCAGACCGACTTCCCCCGCTTCGCGCGCCACTACCGGGTGGGTGCCGCCGAGGGCCTGGCCTGGCGGTGGCTGCGGCGCATCCACTCCATGGCCGAGGTGACCCTCGCCCCGTCCAGCGCGGCGGCGTGGGACCTCCGGCGCAACGGCGTCCCCCGGGTCCGCATCTGGGGGCGCGGTGTCGACGCCGACCGGTTCCACCCCTGCCGTCGCGACGAGGCCCTGCGCGCCCGGCTGGCACCGAACGGCGAGATGCTCGTCGGCTACGTCGGTCGCCTGGCACCCGAGAAGAACGTGTCGCTCCTCCGTGCCCTCAAGGGCCTGCCCGGCGTGCGGCTGGTGGTCGTGGGCGACGGTCCGGACCGCGACGCCCTGCAGCGCGAGCTGCCACGCGCCCACTTCACCGGCTACAAGGGGGGCGTCGAGCTGTCCACGCTGTTCGCGTCCCTCGACGTCTTCGTCCACACCGGGGCGCACGAGACGTTCTGCCAGACCATCCAGGAGGCGCTGTCCAGCGGCGTCCCCGTCGTGGGCCCGGCCGTGGGGGGCCCGCTGGACCTGATCCGGCACGGCAGCAACGGGCTGCTGTACCGCCCCGATGACCGTCGGGCCCTGCGTCGTGCGGTCGCCCAGCTGTCCACCGACCGGGTCGGCCGCGACCGCATGGCCGCCCGCACCCGCCCGGGCGTGCGCGGTCGGACCTGGGCCGCGCTGACCGAACAGCTCGTCGGCCACTACGCCCAGGCGATGGTCGGCTTCACCCCGGAGGACGCGATGGCGCCGCCGGTTCCGTCCGTCGTCGGCCTGTAG